One Streptomyces sp. NBC_01237 genomic region harbors:
- a CDS encoding class F sortase: MTLCATASLVTGIVWASGDSSDDASSIAARGSDAAGGGSPVRREPVRSMADVPASHAPLPPSAPVELAVPAIVIEAPVTRLGLDRKNRLDAPPMNRPKEVGWYRDGPAPGEKGTALIVGHRDTRTGPAIFLNLNALHRGDTVNVRRADRRTAVFTVDAVKTYKKEDFPDDKVYGPTGRPELRLLTCGGRFDKKNGYSANVVVFAHLTGLKAA, from the coding sequence ATGACGTTGTGCGCGACCGCCTCGCTGGTGACCGGCATCGTCTGGGCGAGCGGCGACTCGTCCGACGACGCATCGTCCATCGCCGCCCGCGGCTCGGACGCCGCGGGCGGCGGGTCGCCGGTCAGGCGGGAACCGGTGCGGTCGATGGCGGACGTCCCGGCGTCGCACGCGCCACTGCCACCGTCGGCACCGGTGGAACTGGCCGTCCCCGCCATCGTGATCGAGGCACCGGTCACCCGTCTCGGCCTCGACAGGAAGAACCGGCTGGACGCTCCGCCCATGAACCGGCCCAAGGAGGTCGGCTGGTACCGGGACGGCCCGGCCCCCGGCGAGAAGGGGACGGCCCTGATCGTCGGCCACCGGGACACCCGTACCGGTCCCGCCATCTTCCTCAACCTCAATGCCCTGCACCGCGGGGACACCGTCAACGTCCGGCGGGCCGACCGCAGGACGGCGGTCTTCACCGTGGACGCCGTGAAGACGTACAAGAAGGAAGACTTCCCCGACGACAAGGTGTACGGCCCGACCGGACGCCCGGAGTTGCGGTTGCTGACCTGCGGTGGACGCTTCGACAAGAAGAACGGCTACTCGGCGAATGTGGTCGTCTTCGCCCACCTCACCGGTCTCAAAGCGGCATGA